A genomic segment from Maniola hyperantus chromosome 4, iAphHyp1.2, whole genome shotgun sequence encodes:
- the LOC117996872 gene encoding YTH domain-containing family protein 3-like isoform X3 encodes MCIESILENKNFQIISLPHPANGNSTKYVLDSLNHKIYEVVTFNEFYRSWFINDTVKSDGSIMMVTPINPLFLVLPRLRQQCANRAIPLEDLLSEKGFDKILDFITNLDAVADLKGPQDIRAYKYNEEKTLNWLENKIRKLAIVLREKRVHVTSGAVSATFVTSDVNNENIDEEFYLKYAHGMMSDYLEEGIVELLEKKFDFKTELIQHIGNKRKSEIELENVNKKIKLEPHGQSEEIKFSLNNSTMDIKNQKPLTAKEKARQKAAMANVPKEQHLESGGDELAEVSWRHQQQPSYAPPISSAADHYSPAGYYGTTALPYQAFGVGDGTWSTNGTDPMTFLGGYNPHDSYGMDGVFGPSTTPFSTAAFGQPSTFNYFPGNGDYSTWGQLGRAKQYDDYYRTDGLYVPDGIKAVDAGVQALSLGEHNKIDKDRTPELKDVSSGSQPKKMTWASIASQPAKPAPLMQSAGLKKKGPGMPPPPIVPGKHNMDISTWDAGKSAPVVTAPPPPQMQPPPVPAPLPMPQPAPVPAPAPMPRGPPPPHQQPPAWARAPPPHQPRPPMPPPPAPPVVAAAAPATPHPVLEELRVKNEYNPKEFDLSAPLARFFVIKSYSEDDIHRSIKYEIWCSTEHGNKRLDAAFRDREREGGMVYLLFSVNGSGHFCGMARMISAVDYNSNSSVWSQDKWKGQFRVRWIYVKDVPNVQLRHIKLENNENKPVTNSRDTQEVPHAKGLQVLRIMHSYCHSTSIFDDFIHYERRQEEEDSRKVPNSPPPHNSREENEGGRGYRNNYREYRENRDGRDGRDGREHRDGRDNRDHRDAREPRDPRDSRDPRDTRDPRDHRDDRDGRDNRDHGYRDRESGYRPHHKDRDGSRGRGRPRN; translated from the exons ATgtgtatag AGTCAATACTGgaaaataaaaactttcaaaTTATCTCACTTCCACATCCGGCAAATGGCAATTCAACAAAGTATGTGCTGGATAGTCTTAATCACAAGATATATGAGGTTGTAACCTTCAATGAATTCTACAGGTCATGGTTTATAAATGACACTGTGAAGTCTGATGGCAGTATTATGATGGTAACACCAATTAATCCACTGTTTTTAG ttttgccAAGATTAAGACAACAGTGTGCAAACAGAGCTATTCCTCTTGAAGATTTATTATCGGAGAAGGGTTTTGACAAAATCTTGGATTTTATAACTAATTTAGATGCTGTCGCTGATTTAAAG GGTCCACAGGATATAAGAGCATATAAATATAACGAAGAAAAGACTTTAAATTGGTTGGAAAATAAAATTCGAAAACTAGCCATAGTATTAAGGGAGAAAAGGGTCCATGTAACATCTGGAGCAGTTTCGGCAACATTTGTAACTAGTGATGTGAATAATGAAAATATAGATGAAG AATTCTACTTAAAATATGCCCATGGGATGATGTCAGATTATCTAGAAGAAGGGATAGTTGAATTACTTGAAAAGAAATTTGATTTTAAGACCGAGCTCATTCAACATATAGGCAACAAAAGGAAATCAGAAATAGAACTAGaaaatgtcaataaaaaaatcaaacttgAACCACATGGACAGTCAGAAGAAATCAAATTCAGTCTCAATAATTCAACAATGGatatcaaaaatcaaaaaccattgACAGCAAAAGAAAAAGCTAGACAAAAAGCTGCTA TGGCAAATGTACCTAAGGAGCAACACTTAGAGAGTGGCGGCGACGAGCTGGCGGAGGTGTCATGGCGTCACCAGCAGCAACCATCCTATGCACCACCAATATCGTCAGCGGCCGACCACTACAGCccggcag GTTATTATGGCACAACAGCCCTTCCTTATCAGGCATTTGGAGTTGGGGATGGAACTTGGTCCACCAATGGAACAGACCCAATGACCTTCCTTGGAGGATACAATCCTCACGATTCTTATGGCATGGATG GTGTGTTTGGACCATCTACAACACCATTTTCAACAGCTGCATTTGGGCAGCCATcaacatttaattattttccGGGAAACGGTGACTATTCTACTTGGGGTCAATTAGGGCGAGCCAAGCAGTATGATGATTACTACAGAACTGATGGGTTATACGTGCCAGATGGCATCAAGGCCGTGGACGCCGGCGTCCAAGCACTGTCGCTCGGCGAGCACAACAAGATCGACAAGGATCGCACACCTGAACTCAAAGACGTATCAAGTGGATCGCAACCCAAAAAGATGACGTGGGCATCGATAGCTAGCCAACCGGCCAAGCCCGCTCCTTTAATGCAAAGCGCCGGCCTCAAGAAGAAGGGACCAGGAATGCCGCCTCCACCAATTGTGCCAGGCAAACATAACATGGATATCAGTACATGGGACGCGGGTAAAAGCGCCCCCGTGGTGACAGCGCCGCCGCCTCCGCAGATGCAGCCCCCGCCCGTGCCGGCCCCGCTGCCCATGCCGCAGCCCGCGCCGGTGCCTGCGCCTGCGCCGATGCCGCGCGGTCCGCCGCCGCCGCACCAGCAGCCGCCCGCGTGGGctcgcgcgccgccgccgcaccAGCCGCGGCCCCCGATGCCCCCGCCGCCCGCGCCACCCGTTGTGGCCGCCGCGGCGCCCGCTACTCCACACCCTGTGCTGGAGGAATTGCGCGTTAAGAACGAATATAATCCGAAGGAATTCGACCTCAGCGCCCCACTCGCTCGTTTCTTTGTGATTAAATCGTACTCGGAGGACGATATCCATCGTAGTATCAAATACGAAATCTGGTGCAGCACCGAACACGGTAATAAACGCCTCGATGCTGCGTTTCGCGATCGCGAAAGGGAGGGCGGCATGGTATACCTCTTGTTCTCAGTGAACGGTAGCGGCCACTTCTGCGGTATGGCTCGTATGATCAGTGCCGTCGATTACAATTCGAACTCGAGTGTGTGGTCGCAAGACAAGTGGAAGGGACAATTTCGCGTTAGGTGGATATATGTTAAAGATGTTCCTAACGTTCAACTGCGTCATATCAAATTAGAGAACAATGAGAATAAGCCGGTGACAAACTCGCGCGACACTCAAGAGGTTCCGCACGCCAAGGGTCTCCAAGTGTTACGTATCATGCATAGTTACTGCCATTCCACCTCAATTTTTGATGATTTTATACATTACGAGAGACGCCAAGAAGAGGAAGACTCGCGCAAAGTTCCTAACAGCCCTCCTCCTCACAATAGCCGCGAAGAAAACGAGGGTGGTCGCGGGTATCGGAACAACTATCGTGAGTATCGCGAGAATCGCGATGGGCGGGACGGTCGGGACGGACGCGAACACCGCGACGGACGCGACAACAGAGACCACCGCGACGCGCGAGAACCACGAGACCCGCGGGACTCGCGCGACCCACGGGACACGCGAGACCCGCGCGACCATAGGGACGACCGCGACGGACGAGATAATCGCGACCATGGTTATCGTGACCGCGAATCCGGATACAGGCCCCATCATAAG GATCGTGACGGCTCACGCGGTCGTGGACGTCCTCGTAACTGA
- the LOC117996872 gene encoding YTH domain-containing family protein 3-like isoform X1, translating to MSAGVSDQRMKGQGNQVANVPKEQHLESGGDELAEVSWRHQQQPSYAPPISSAADHYSPAGYYGTTALPYQAFGVGDGTWSTNGTDPMTFLGGYNPHDSYGMDGSVFGPSTTPFSTAAFGQPSTFNYFPGNGDYSTWGQLGRAKQYDDYYRTDGLYVPDGIKAVDAGVQALSLGEHNKIDKDRTPELKDVSSGSQPKKMTWASIASQPAKPAPLMQSAGLKKKGPGMPPPPIVPGKHNMDISTWDAGKSAPVVTAPPPPQMQPPPVPAPLPMPQPAPVPAPAPMPRGPPPPHQQPPAWARAPPPHQPRPPMPPPPAPPVVAAAAPATPHPVLEELRVKNEYNPKEFDLSAPLARFFVIKSYSEDDIHRSIKYEIWCSTEHGNKRLDAAFRDREREGGMVYLLFSVNGSGHFCGMARMISAVDYNSNSSVWSQDKWKGQFRVRWIYVKDVPNVQLRHIKLENNENKPVTNSRDTQEVPHAKGLQVLRIMHSYCHSTSIFDDFIHYERRQEEEDSRKVPNSPPPHNSREENEGGRGYRNNYREYRENRDGRDGRDGREHRDGRDNRDHRDAREPRDPRDSRDPRDTRDPRDHRDDRDGRDNRDHGYRDRESGYRPHHKDRDGSRGRGRPRN from the exons ATGTCAGCAGGCGTGTCAGATCAG CGGATGAAAGGGCAAGGGAACCAAG TGGCAAATGTACCTAAGGAGCAACACTTAGAGAGTGGCGGCGACGAGCTGGCGGAGGTGTCATGGCGTCACCAGCAGCAACCATCCTATGCACCACCAATATCGTCAGCGGCCGACCACTACAGCccggcag GTTATTATGGCACAACAGCCCTTCCTTATCAGGCATTTGGAGTTGGGGATGGAACTTGGTCCACCAATGGAACAGACCCAATGACCTTCCTTGGAGGATACAATCCTCACGATTCTTATGGCATGGATGGTA GTGTGTTTGGACCATCTACAACACCATTTTCAACAGCTGCATTTGGGCAGCCATcaacatttaattattttccGGGAAACGGTGACTATTCTACTTGGGGTCAATTAGGGCGAGCCAAGCAGTATGATGATTACTACAGAACTGATGGGTTATACGTGCCAGATGGCATCAAGGCCGTGGACGCCGGCGTCCAAGCACTGTCGCTCGGCGAGCACAACAAGATCGACAAGGATCGCACACCTGAACTCAAAGACGTATCAAGTGGATCGCAACCCAAAAAGATGACGTGGGCATCGATAGCTAGCCAACCGGCCAAGCCCGCTCCTTTAATGCAAAGCGCCGGCCTCAAGAAGAAGGGACCAGGAATGCCGCCTCCACCAATTGTGCCAGGCAAACATAACATGGATATCAGTACATGGGACGCGGGTAAAAGCGCCCCCGTGGTGACAGCGCCGCCGCCTCCGCAGATGCAGCCCCCGCCCGTGCCGGCCCCGCTGCCCATGCCGCAGCCCGCGCCGGTGCCTGCGCCTGCGCCGATGCCGCGCGGTCCGCCGCCGCCGCACCAGCAGCCGCCCGCGTGGGctcgcgcgccgccgccgcaccAGCCGCGGCCCCCGATGCCCCCGCCGCCCGCGCCACCCGTTGTGGCCGCCGCGGCGCCCGCTACTCCACACCCTGTGCTGGAGGAATTGCGCGTTAAGAACGAATATAATCCGAAGGAATTCGACCTCAGCGCCCCACTCGCTCGTTTCTTTGTGATTAAATCGTACTCGGAGGACGATATCCATCGTAGTATCAAATACGAAATCTGGTGCAGCACCGAACACGGTAATAAACGCCTCGATGCTGCGTTTCGCGATCGCGAAAGGGAGGGCGGCATGGTATACCTCTTGTTCTCAGTGAACGGTAGCGGCCACTTCTGCGGTATGGCTCGTATGATCAGTGCCGTCGATTACAATTCGAACTCGAGTGTGTGGTCGCAAGACAAGTGGAAGGGACAATTTCGCGTTAGGTGGATATATGTTAAAGATGTTCCTAACGTTCAACTGCGTCATATCAAATTAGAGAACAATGAGAATAAGCCGGTGACAAACTCGCGCGACACTCAAGAGGTTCCGCACGCCAAGGGTCTCCAAGTGTTACGTATCATGCATAGTTACTGCCATTCCACCTCAATTTTTGATGATTTTATACATTACGAGAGACGCCAAGAAGAGGAAGACTCGCGCAAAGTTCCTAACAGCCCTCCTCCTCACAATAGCCGCGAAGAAAACGAGGGTGGTCGCGGGTATCGGAACAACTATCGTGAGTATCGCGAGAATCGCGATGGGCGGGACGGTCGGGACGGACGCGAACACCGCGACGGACGCGACAACAGAGACCACCGCGACGCGCGAGAACCACGAGACCCGCGGGACTCGCGCGACCCACGGGACACGCGAGACCCGCGCGACCATAGGGACGACCGCGACGGACGAGATAATCGCGACCATGGTTATCGTGACCGCGAATCCGGATACAGGCCCCATCATAAG GATCGTGACGGCTCACGCGGTCGTGGACGTCCTCGTAACTGA
- the LOC117996873 gene encoding replication factor C subunit 4 codes for MQAFLKTGKISSADKPSSSGVKTTKKKPPAPWVEKYRPKTIDDIVDQGEVIQVLRECLAGGDLPHLLFYGPPGTGKTSAILAAARQLFGDITRDRVLELNASDERGIQVIRDKVKSFAQLTVSSTRPDGRPCPPYKLVILDEADSMTSAAQAALRRTMERETRTTRFCLICNYVSRIIPPITSRCSKFRFKPLARENVIKRLQDVCVAEGVEVGNGEVLHQAVDTCEGDMRRALTALQCCQRLLGKITSEGLIEVTGLVPEKLINEFLNIKNFNELEKFVENFLMEAYSASQLLEQLSATVVSCGHLTNKQKCVISEKVAVCSHRLLDGGAEVMQLTDLGCTVIMANNNP; via the exons atgcaagcGTTTCTGAAAACTGGGAAAATATCCAGCGCTGATAAACCTTCTTCATCTGGTGTCAAAACTACTAAGAAGAAACCACCCGCGCCATGGGTAGAAAAATA TCGTCCGAAAACAATTGACGACATCGTTGATCAAGGAGAGGTGATACAAGTTCTGAGAGAATGTTTGGCTGGTGGCGATTTACCGCATCTCTTGTTCTACGGCCCTCCTGGGACTGGCAAGACGAGCGCTATTCTGGCAGCCGCTCGCCAGCTGTTCGGAGATATTACGCGAGACCGTGTCTTGGAACTGAACGCCTCAGATGAGCGTGGTATACAGGTTATACGAGACAAAGTCAAGTCTTTCGCTCAATTGACTGTCAGCAGTACCAGACCTGA TGGCAGACCATGCCCTCCATATAAACTAGTTATTCTTGATGAGGCGGACTCAATGACATCAGCAGCGCAGGCAGCGTTACGTCGTACGATGGAAAGAGAGACTCGGACCACACGCTTTTGTCTCATTTGCAATTATGTGTCTAGAATCATTCCACCCATCACTAGCAGATGTTCCAAGTTCAGATTTAAGCCGCTGGCAAGAGAAAATGTTATAAAAAG GTTGCAAGATGTATGTGTAGCAGAGGGTGTAGAAGTGGGCAACGGAGAGGTGTTACACCAAGCAGTTGATACATGCGAGGGAGATATGCGTCGTGCGCTCACCGCTTTACAGTGTTGCCAGCGTTTGCTTGGAAAAATCACCTCAGAAGGCCTGATTGAG GTGACAGGCCTAGTTCCTGAAAAACTGATTAATGAATTCCTCAATATCAAGAACTTCAATGAATTAGAAAAATTCGTtgaaaa TTTCCTCATGGAGGCATACTCAGCATCTCAACTCTTGGAGCAGCTGAGCGCGACGGTCGTCAGCTGCGGCCACTTGACCAACAAACAGAAGTGCGTGATCAGTGAGAAGGTGGCCGTCTGCTCCCACAGACTCCTCGACGGGGGCGCCGAGGTCATGCAGCTTACAGACCTAGGCTGCACTGTCATTATGGCAAATAATAATCCTTGA
- the LOC117996872 gene encoding YTH domain-containing family protein 3-like isoform X2: MSAGVSDQRMKGQGNQVANVPKEQHLESGGDELAEVSWRHQQQPSYAPPISSAADHYSPAGYYGTTALPYQAFGVGDGTWSTNGTDPMTFLGGYNPHDSYGMDGVFGPSTTPFSTAAFGQPSTFNYFPGNGDYSTWGQLGRAKQYDDYYRTDGLYVPDGIKAVDAGVQALSLGEHNKIDKDRTPELKDVSSGSQPKKMTWASIASQPAKPAPLMQSAGLKKKGPGMPPPPIVPGKHNMDISTWDAGKSAPVVTAPPPPQMQPPPVPAPLPMPQPAPVPAPAPMPRGPPPPHQQPPAWARAPPPHQPRPPMPPPPAPPVVAAAAPATPHPVLEELRVKNEYNPKEFDLSAPLARFFVIKSYSEDDIHRSIKYEIWCSTEHGNKRLDAAFRDREREGGMVYLLFSVNGSGHFCGMARMISAVDYNSNSSVWSQDKWKGQFRVRWIYVKDVPNVQLRHIKLENNENKPVTNSRDTQEVPHAKGLQVLRIMHSYCHSTSIFDDFIHYERRQEEEDSRKVPNSPPPHNSREENEGGRGYRNNYREYRENRDGRDGRDGREHRDGRDNRDHRDAREPRDPRDSRDPRDTRDPRDHRDDRDGRDNRDHGYRDRESGYRPHHKDRDGSRGRGRPRN, encoded by the exons ATGTCAGCAGGCGTGTCAGATCAG CGGATGAAAGGGCAAGGGAACCAAG TGGCAAATGTACCTAAGGAGCAACACTTAGAGAGTGGCGGCGACGAGCTGGCGGAGGTGTCATGGCGTCACCAGCAGCAACCATCCTATGCACCACCAATATCGTCAGCGGCCGACCACTACAGCccggcag GTTATTATGGCACAACAGCCCTTCCTTATCAGGCATTTGGAGTTGGGGATGGAACTTGGTCCACCAATGGAACAGACCCAATGACCTTCCTTGGAGGATACAATCCTCACGATTCTTATGGCATGGATG GTGTGTTTGGACCATCTACAACACCATTTTCAACAGCTGCATTTGGGCAGCCATcaacatttaattattttccGGGAAACGGTGACTATTCTACTTGGGGTCAATTAGGGCGAGCCAAGCAGTATGATGATTACTACAGAACTGATGGGTTATACGTGCCAGATGGCATCAAGGCCGTGGACGCCGGCGTCCAAGCACTGTCGCTCGGCGAGCACAACAAGATCGACAAGGATCGCACACCTGAACTCAAAGACGTATCAAGTGGATCGCAACCCAAAAAGATGACGTGGGCATCGATAGCTAGCCAACCGGCCAAGCCCGCTCCTTTAATGCAAAGCGCCGGCCTCAAGAAGAAGGGACCAGGAATGCCGCCTCCACCAATTGTGCCAGGCAAACATAACATGGATATCAGTACATGGGACGCGGGTAAAAGCGCCCCCGTGGTGACAGCGCCGCCGCCTCCGCAGATGCAGCCCCCGCCCGTGCCGGCCCCGCTGCCCATGCCGCAGCCCGCGCCGGTGCCTGCGCCTGCGCCGATGCCGCGCGGTCCGCCGCCGCCGCACCAGCAGCCGCCCGCGTGGGctcgcgcgccgccgccgcaccAGCCGCGGCCCCCGATGCCCCCGCCGCCCGCGCCACCCGTTGTGGCCGCCGCGGCGCCCGCTACTCCACACCCTGTGCTGGAGGAATTGCGCGTTAAGAACGAATATAATCCGAAGGAATTCGACCTCAGCGCCCCACTCGCTCGTTTCTTTGTGATTAAATCGTACTCGGAGGACGATATCCATCGTAGTATCAAATACGAAATCTGGTGCAGCACCGAACACGGTAATAAACGCCTCGATGCTGCGTTTCGCGATCGCGAAAGGGAGGGCGGCATGGTATACCTCTTGTTCTCAGTGAACGGTAGCGGCCACTTCTGCGGTATGGCTCGTATGATCAGTGCCGTCGATTACAATTCGAACTCGAGTGTGTGGTCGCAAGACAAGTGGAAGGGACAATTTCGCGTTAGGTGGATATATGTTAAAGATGTTCCTAACGTTCAACTGCGTCATATCAAATTAGAGAACAATGAGAATAAGCCGGTGACAAACTCGCGCGACACTCAAGAGGTTCCGCACGCCAAGGGTCTCCAAGTGTTACGTATCATGCATAGTTACTGCCATTCCACCTCAATTTTTGATGATTTTATACATTACGAGAGACGCCAAGAAGAGGAAGACTCGCGCAAAGTTCCTAACAGCCCTCCTCCTCACAATAGCCGCGAAGAAAACGAGGGTGGTCGCGGGTATCGGAACAACTATCGTGAGTATCGCGAGAATCGCGATGGGCGGGACGGTCGGGACGGACGCGAACACCGCGACGGACGCGACAACAGAGACCACCGCGACGCGCGAGAACCACGAGACCCGCGGGACTCGCGCGACCCACGGGACACGCGAGACCCGCGCGACCATAGGGACGACCGCGACGGACGAGATAATCGCGACCATGGTTATCGTGACCGCGAATCCGGATACAGGCCCCATCATAAG GATCGTGACGGCTCACGCGGTCGTGGACGTCCTCGTAACTGA